One Vespula pensylvanica isolate Volc-1 chromosome 14, ASM1446617v1, whole genome shotgun sequence genomic window carries:
- the LOC122634327 gene encoding uncharacterized protein LOC122634327 produces the protein MPYRDLYVFFNFIAIFHCINGEISLKKNEKHADIANNYDACFESFDVHTNKIIKTEDSCDLGAKYLNVLDLESREDCFKYCCDTDKCDVFIFEEKKPGSCYLFECGPLEDFKCKFTTHVNYTSAVLTNYNIRNHPQLEEEIQISQHEHELKSLRKHSNIPPVQYAVTEHSVKPSVAVTSRPIVTTPPAKQGCSHNQYECRSTGDCIAIYNVCDGIPQCTDGSDEAADLVCPTEKPTVPPSVVIQRPSPQLPSNVMKYQQMINQHKKVYHHGSENNPQRWELSQPQNLLYPVQMEKSFGSPAYQWDYQPLYEQNKDSYVPGNSYHGQNNFNPYDQNQPHSFNHKGSSVIGEPDVDSNVYADSKNPYPSHFLLTPNKGMLQEAQVQLAPSITPNLPQKLDNYLSKDTKNTVSPPCETAVQHTDTLIKDKEIKGKVDKKKQEETSNIKIDEHTTEKSHTIKINVSKQNRERKSELTDYKSIIILETKEHEKSSVVAEPLRQTNSTKLLKPKSAVISLVLGLITSLTTAALIACRLCLIKRRKHRGHGPYAHDPDYLVNGMYL, from the exons ATGCCTTACAGAGATTTATacgttttctttaattttattgcaatttttCACTGCATAAACGgtgaaatttctttaaaaaaaaatgaaaaacatgcCGATATCGCGAATAATTATGACGCCTGTTTTGAAAGTTTCGACGTCCACactaataaaatcattaagaCTGAAGATTCATGTGATCTTGGTGCAAAATATTTGAATGTATTGGACCTTGAATCCAGAGAAGACTGTTTTAAATACTGTTGTGATACAGATAAATGTGATGTCtttatatttgaagaaaaa AAACCAGGAAGTTGTTACTTGTTTGAATGTGGACCACTTGAAGATTTCAAATGTAAATTTACCACTCATGTTAATTACACAAGTGCAGTACTTACCAATTACAATATACGCAATCATCCTCAAttggaagaagaaattcaaatttctCAACACGAACACGAGTTAAAATCATTaag AAAACATTCCAATATTCCACCAGTTCAATATGCTGTTACAGAACATAGTGTAAAGCCAAGTGTTGCTGTAACATCACGTCCAATTGTAACGACACCACCAGCTAAACAAG gTTGTAGTCACAATCAATACGAGTGTCGTTCAACTGGAGACTGTATAGCTATATACAATGTTTGCGACGGTATTCCGCAATGTACCGATGGTTCTGACGAAGCGGCAGACCTTGTATGTCCTACTGAAAAGCCGACTGTTCCACCTTCGGTAGTGATACAAAGACCATCCCCACAATTACCTTCTAATGTTATGAAGTATCAGCAAATGATCAATCAACACAAAAAAGTTTATCATCATGGTTCAGAAAATAATCCACAGAGATGGGAATTATCACAACCGCAAAATCTTCTATACCCAGTACAAATGGAAAAAAGCTTTGGTTCACCAGCATATCAATGGGATTATCAACCATTATATGAACAAAACAAAGATTCCTATGTTCCAGGAAACTCTTATCATggacaaaataattttaatccaTATGATC AAAACCAGCCTCATAGTTTTAATCACAAAGGATCTAGTGTTATAGGAGAACCTGATGTAGACAG TAATGTTTATGCAGATTCAAAGAATCCTTATCCATCACACTTTTTATTAACACCCAACAAAGGAATGTTGCAAGAGGCTCAAGTTCAGCTAGCACCATCAATAACACCAAATCTTCCACAAAAATTGGACAACTACTTAAGTAAAGATACAAAGAATACAGTATCACCACCTTGTGAG ACAGCGGTACAGCATACAGATAcattaattaaagataaagagattaaaggtaaagtagataaaaagaaacaagaagaaacatcaaatattaaaatagatgAACATACTACAGAAAAATCCCatactataaaaattaacgTTTCCAAACAAAATCGTGAACGTAAAAGTGAGTTAACAG attataaaagtattataattttggAGACAAAAGAACATGAAAAAAGTTCTGTAGTTGCAGAACCTCTTCGACAAACAAATTCGACGAAACTTCTAAAACCAAAAAGTGCAGTAATTTCCTTGGTACTAGGATTAATAACTTCACTTACTACTGCTGCATTAATAGCTTGTCGATTATGTCTAATAAAAAGACGTAAACACCGTGGACACGGACCTTATGCTCACGATCCTGATTATTTAGTTAATGGAATGtatctttaa
- the LOC122634324 gene encoding TBC1 domain family member 9 isoform X2 — protein sequence MDTLQSFDTEEDITEFVCCKIQSVIANNIPDCQFADEEDPAAFKTVSFKFHQLFNIPKEDKLVNYYSCSYWKSRIPRQGWLYLSVNHMCFYAYILARETKLVIRWADIIELGKTNSILIPDSIRVVTRDNKEHYFSMFLHKSETYSLMEQLTNIAMKRLIDEKSGFNEDRDLLNKLSKNVPKKPSFLKRDLDARAHSEAYRLQFRLPGSEKLDGSIDATLWTPYNKRYVWGKIYLSQNYLCFDSRVRKLVSLVIPLREVRLVESAENQSSSVDKSILVTTARASFLFAQIQDRDFVVQKISELLAKSKLMHLGGSSLSLQNTSTNSLNNSEDMKLVGTWKPQPPLMTLFKAPLSSEAALKQEAKEKQWELHFAEYGRGITMYRTVEMAKLVIQGIPQSLRGEVWLTFSGALNEMAINSGLYKSLVDKSLGKSCQANEEIERDLHRSLPEHPAFQSDTGISALRRVLSAYAWRNPQIGYCQAMNIVASVLLIYCSEESAFWQLCNVCESLLPDYYDRRVVGALVDQGLLEELAAEYLPDLHARLQDLGLIKVISLSWFLTIFLSVMPTSSAVNIMDCFFYDGAKVIFQIALTVLQWNQDKLLTCRDDGEAMQLLTDYLGGVYNDEGPILPRPVDNATLNRSISVQTLIHESYVRYGSLTIGGIERLRLKHRLRVVQSLEEGIEKNVIRSVIVDKYMTMEELQELLALVREELMSQRKSEPDRYDPTQPPYEAYKIDFELFRILFGGLSPWGKCTQAESLSARLFRLMDRNRDGLLNFRELVQAIGMTATADQTQRLKLLYTLHLPPLLTPADFDSPTHSDGAEVAAEATDFFDSMEQSVASLEMPVSVAEEPTVGTLSRSTSMNSQHGDQSWEIQSMDSLRSMIASRDSPLDLKVVPKMSQRHFIALWKTLYDMFPAQLEEQETYHSIASIGTLLLQLGDVGKKLNISRDESEDSLLLAASAAQHISSSPDRNGNPPSTSSCSDPDWSITIEQFLASALTGPPIVDFFSKRADLAEAMVILKNRRFNRVHSLSDTPVINV from the exons ATGGATACACTTCAATCGTTTGATACAGAAGAAGATATAACAGAATTTGTTTGTTGTAAAATTCAATCTGttattgcaaataatattCCAGATTGTCAATTTGCTGAtg AGGAAGATCCGGCAGCATTTAAGACAGTATCTTTCAAATTTCATCAGTTATTTAATATACCAAAAGAAGACAAATTGgtcaattattattcttgcag tTATTGGAAATCTAGAATACCTAGGCAAGGATGGCTATATCTGTCTGTAAATCATATGTGTTTTTATGCTTATATACTAGCAAGAGAGACAAAATTAGTTATAAGATGGGCAGATATTATCGAATTGGGTAAAACAAATTCCATATTAATTCCAGATAGTATACGTGTCGTAACACGTGATAATAAAGAG CATTACTTTTCTATGTTTCTACACAAATCGGAGACATATTCATTAATGGAACAACTTACAAATATCGCCATGAAAAG GCTCATTGATGAAAAGAGTGGTTTCAATGAGGACAGAGATCTATTGAATAAATTAAg TAAAAATGTACCTAAGAAACCATCGTTCCTAAAAAGAGATCTTGATGCTCGAGCACATTCAGAAGCATACAGGTTACAATTTAGATTACCAGGAAGCGAAAAATTAGATGGTAGTATCGATGCAACCTTGTGGACTCCGTATAACAAAAGATATGTTTGgggaaaaatatatctctcACAAAACTATCTCTGCTTTGACAGTAGg GTAAGAAAATTAGTAAGTTTAGTCATACCCTTGAGAGAAGTACGACTTGTTGAATCAGCAGAAAATCAATCTTCCTCTGTAGATAAATCAATATTGGTAACTACAGCACGtgcatcatttttatttgcacAGATTCAAGACAGAGATTTTGTAGTTCAAAAAATATCTGAACTTTTGgctaaatcaaaattaatgcATTT AGGTGGTAGCAGCCTGAGTTTGCAAAACACTTCAACAAATAGTTTGAATAACTCTGAGGATATGAAGCTTGTAGGAACATGGAAACCTCAACCTCCATTAATGACACTTTTTAAAGCTCCACTCAGTAGTGAAGCAGCTTTAAAACAAGAAGCTAAGGAAAAGCAATGGGAACTTCATTTTGCAGAATATGGACGAGGTATCACGATGTATCGAACTGTAGAAATGGCAAAGCTTGTGATTCAAGGAATTCCACAGTCTTTAAGAGGAGAAGTTTGGCTTACTTTTTCTG GTGCATTAAATGAGATGGCAATCAATTCAGGTCTTTATAAATCTTTGGTTGATAAATCGTTGGGTAAATCTTGCCAAGCTaatgaagaaatagagagagatttgCATAGATCTTTACCAGAACATCCTGCATTTCAATCGGATACTGGTATCAGTGCTTTAAGGAGGGTATTATCTGCTTATGCATGGAGAAATCCACAAAttg GATACTGTCAAGCTATGAATATAGTAGCTTCAGTTCTTTTAATATACTGCTCAGAAGAATCTGCTTTTTGGCAGTTGTGTAACGTTTGTGAATCTTTATTACCTGATTATTACGATCGACGTGTCGTTGGTGCTCTTGTCGATCAAGGTCTCTTAGAAGAATTAGCTGCAGAATATTTACCAGATCTGCATGCTAGACTACAAGATCTTGGACTTATAAAAGTCATATCACTCTCTTggtttttaacaatatttttaagtgTAATGCCAACAAGCAGTGCTGTAAATATTAtggattgttttttttatgatgGAGCTAAGGTCATTTTCCAG ATAGCATTAACAGTGCTACAATGGAATCAAGATAAACTCCTTACTTGTCGTGATGATGGGGAGGCTATGCAATTGTTAACAGATTATTTAGGAGGTGTTTATAACGACGAAGGTCCTATTCTTCCTAGACCAGTTGATAATGCTACACTTAATAGA aGTATATCTGTCCAGACATTAATACATGAATCATATGTAAGATATGGCTCCTTGACTATTGGAGGAATTGAAAGGCTTCGTTTAAAACATAGGCTTAGAGTAGTTCAAAGTTTagaagaaggaatagaaaaaaacgtaATAAGAAGTGTTAttgtagataaatatatgacaATGGAGGAATTACAG GAACTGTTAGCATTAGTGAGGGAAGAATTGATGAGCCAGCGAAAGTCTGAACCCGATAGATATGATCCTACGCAACCACCATACGAAGCTTATAAAATTGACTTTgaattatttagaatattatttggTGGTTTATCGCCATGGGGTAAATGTACACAAGCTGAATCTCTTTCTGCTCGATTATTTCGT TTAATGGACCGTAATCGTGATGGTTTACTAAATTTTCGAGAATTAGTACAAGCTATTGGGATGACTGCAACAGCTGATCAAACACAAAGGTTGAAACTTCTTTATACTCTACACTTACCACCACTTCTTACACCTGCTGATTTTGACTCGCCCACACATTCag ATGGAGCTGAAGTAGCAGCAGAAGCAACAGATTTTTTTGATAGTATGGAACAGAGTGTGGCTTCCTTAGAAATGCCGGTCAGTGTAGCAGAAGAACCAACAGTGGGTACATTATCACGATCAACAAGCATGAACAGTCAACATGGTGATCAGTCCTGGGAAATACAGAGTATGGATAGTTTACGCTCTATGATTGCATCAAGAGATAGTCCCTTAGATTTAAAAGTGGTGCCAAAAATGTCTCAACGTCACTTCATAGCATTATGGAAAACACTTTATGATATGTTTCCAGCACAattagaagaacaagaaacatACCACAGTATAGCATCAATAG GTACTCTTTTGCTACAATTAGGTGATgtgggaaaaaaattaaatattagtcGGGATGAATCTGAAGATAGTTTATTATTAGCTGCTTCTGCTGCACAACACATATCTTCG TCGCCTGATCGTAATGGAAATCCACCTAGTACATCATCTTGTTCAGATCCTGATTGGTCGATAACTATTGAACAATTTCTAGCATCTGCATTAACTGGTCCACCAATAGTTGATTTTTTTAGTAAAAGAGCCGATCTTGCAGAAGCAATGGTAATCCTTAAAAATCGTAGATTTAATCGCGTTCATTCCTTGTCTGATACTCCGGTAATAAACGTATGA
- the LOC122634324 gene encoding TBC1 domain family member 9 isoform X1, with product MWVKPKEVLLANALWVNEQSTVYFVLQRRKGHGKTKGLTSILVGTLDSVFDTKPAPFRILHQTPSSEVYWEISCSLTHEEILQDWEWLHSNLMDTLQSFDTEEDITEFVCCKIQSVIANNIPDCQFADEEDPAAFKTVSFKFHQLFNIPKEDKLVNYYSCSYWKSRIPRQGWLYLSVNHMCFYAYILARETKLVIRWADIIELGKTNSILIPDSIRVVTRDNKEHYFSMFLHKSETYSLMEQLTNIAMKRLIDEKSGFNEDRDLLNKLSKNVPKKPSFLKRDLDARAHSEAYRLQFRLPGSEKLDGSIDATLWTPYNKRYVWGKIYLSQNYLCFDSRVRKLVSLVIPLREVRLVESAENQSSSVDKSILVTTARASFLFAQIQDRDFVVQKISELLAKSKLMHLGGSSLSLQNTSTNSLNNSEDMKLVGTWKPQPPLMTLFKAPLSSEAALKQEAKEKQWELHFAEYGRGITMYRTVEMAKLVIQGIPQSLRGEVWLTFSGALNEMAINSGLYKSLVDKSLGKSCQANEEIERDLHRSLPEHPAFQSDTGISALRRVLSAYAWRNPQIGYCQAMNIVASVLLIYCSEESAFWQLCNVCESLLPDYYDRRVVGALVDQGLLEELAAEYLPDLHARLQDLGLIKVISLSWFLTIFLSVMPTSSAVNIMDCFFYDGAKVIFQIALTVLQWNQDKLLTCRDDGEAMQLLTDYLGGVYNDEGPILPRPVDNATLNRSISVQTLIHESYVRYGSLTIGGIERLRLKHRLRVVQSLEEGIEKNVIRSVIVDKYMTMEELQELLALVREELMSQRKSEPDRYDPTQPPYEAYKIDFELFRILFGGLSPWGKCTQAESLSARLFRLMDRNRDGLLNFRELVQAIGMTATADQTQRLKLLYTLHLPPLLTPADFDSPTHSDGAEVAAEATDFFDSMEQSVASLEMPVSVAEEPTVGTLSRSTSMNSQHGDQSWEIQSMDSLRSMIASRDSPLDLKVVPKMSQRHFIALWKTLYDMFPAQLEEQETYHSIASIGTLLLQLGDVGKKLNISRDESEDSLLLAASAAQHISSSPDRNGNPPSTSSCSDPDWSITIEQFLASALTGPPIVDFFSKRADLAEAMVILKNRRFNRVHSLSDTPVINV from the exons ATGTGGGTAAAGCCAAAGGAGGTTCTACTGGCTAATGCTTTGTG gGTAAATGAACAGTCAACGGTATATTTTGTTTTGCAACGCCGTAAAGGCCATGGAAAAACCAAAGGCCTTACTTCTATATTGGTAGGAACATTGGACAGTGTATTTGACACCAAACCAGCACCATTTAGAATATTGCATCAAACGCCATCGTCAGAAGTTTATTGgg AAATATCATGTTCTTTGACTCATGAAGAAATTTTGCAAGATTGGGAATGGCTTCATTCGAATTTAATGGATACACTTCAATCGTTTGATACAGAAGAAGATATAACAGAATTTGTTTGTTGTAAAATTCAATCTGttattgcaaataatattCCAGATTGTCAATTTGCTGAtg AGGAAGATCCGGCAGCATTTAAGACAGTATCTTTCAAATTTCATCAGTTATTTAATATACCAAAAGAAGACAAATTGgtcaattattattcttgcag tTATTGGAAATCTAGAATACCTAGGCAAGGATGGCTATATCTGTCTGTAAATCATATGTGTTTTTATGCTTATATACTAGCAAGAGAGACAAAATTAGTTATAAGATGGGCAGATATTATCGAATTGGGTAAAACAAATTCCATATTAATTCCAGATAGTATACGTGTCGTAACACGTGATAATAAAGAG CATTACTTTTCTATGTTTCTACACAAATCGGAGACATATTCATTAATGGAACAACTTACAAATATCGCCATGAAAAG GCTCATTGATGAAAAGAGTGGTTTCAATGAGGACAGAGATCTATTGAATAAATTAAg TAAAAATGTACCTAAGAAACCATCGTTCCTAAAAAGAGATCTTGATGCTCGAGCACATTCAGAAGCATACAGGTTACAATTTAGATTACCAGGAAGCGAAAAATTAGATGGTAGTATCGATGCAACCTTGTGGACTCCGTATAACAAAAGATATGTTTGgggaaaaatatatctctcACAAAACTATCTCTGCTTTGACAGTAGg GTAAGAAAATTAGTAAGTTTAGTCATACCCTTGAGAGAAGTACGACTTGTTGAATCAGCAGAAAATCAATCTTCCTCTGTAGATAAATCAATATTGGTAACTACAGCACGtgcatcatttttatttgcacAGATTCAAGACAGAGATTTTGTAGTTCAAAAAATATCTGAACTTTTGgctaaatcaaaattaatgcATTT AGGTGGTAGCAGCCTGAGTTTGCAAAACACTTCAACAAATAGTTTGAATAACTCTGAGGATATGAAGCTTGTAGGAACATGGAAACCTCAACCTCCATTAATGACACTTTTTAAAGCTCCACTCAGTAGTGAAGCAGCTTTAAAACAAGAAGCTAAGGAAAAGCAATGGGAACTTCATTTTGCAGAATATGGACGAGGTATCACGATGTATCGAACTGTAGAAATGGCAAAGCTTGTGATTCAAGGAATTCCACAGTCTTTAAGAGGAGAAGTTTGGCTTACTTTTTCTG GTGCATTAAATGAGATGGCAATCAATTCAGGTCTTTATAAATCTTTGGTTGATAAATCGTTGGGTAAATCTTGCCAAGCTaatgaagaaatagagagagatttgCATAGATCTTTACCAGAACATCCTGCATTTCAATCGGATACTGGTATCAGTGCTTTAAGGAGGGTATTATCTGCTTATGCATGGAGAAATCCACAAAttg GATACTGTCAAGCTATGAATATAGTAGCTTCAGTTCTTTTAATATACTGCTCAGAAGAATCTGCTTTTTGGCAGTTGTGTAACGTTTGTGAATCTTTATTACCTGATTATTACGATCGACGTGTCGTTGGTGCTCTTGTCGATCAAGGTCTCTTAGAAGAATTAGCTGCAGAATATTTACCAGATCTGCATGCTAGACTACAAGATCTTGGACTTATAAAAGTCATATCACTCTCTTggtttttaacaatatttttaagtgTAATGCCAACAAGCAGTGCTGTAAATATTAtggattgttttttttatgatgGAGCTAAGGTCATTTTCCAG ATAGCATTAACAGTGCTACAATGGAATCAAGATAAACTCCTTACTTGTCGTGATGATGGGGAGGCTATGCAATTGTTAACAGATTATTTAGGAGGTGTTTATAACGACGAAGGTCCTATTCTTCCTAGACCAGTTGATAATGCTACACTTAATAGA aGTATATCTGTCCAGACATTAATACATGAATCATATGTAAGATATGGCTCCTTGACTATTGGAGGAATTGAAAGGCTTCGTTTAAAACATAGGCTTAGAGTAGTTCAAAGTTTagaagaaggaatagaaaaaaacgtaATAAGAAGTGTTAttgtagataaatatatgacaATGGAGGAATTACAG GAACTGTTAGCATTAGTGAGGGAAGAATTGATGAGCCAGCGAAAGTCTGAACCCGATAGATATGATCCTACGCAACCACCATACGAAGCTTATAAAATTGACTTTgaattatttagaatattatttggTGGTTTATCGCCATGGGGTAAATGTACACAAGCTGAATCTCTTTCTGCTCGATTATTTCGT TTAATGGACCGTAATCGTGATGGTTTACTAAATTTTCGAGAATTAGTACAAGCTATTGGGATGACTGCAACAGCTGATCAAACACAAAGGTTGAAACTTCTTTATACTCTACACTTACCACCACTTCTTACACCTGCTGATTTTGACTCGCCCACACATTCag ATGGAGCTGAAGTAGCAGCAGAAGCAACAGATTTTTTTGATAGTATGGAACAGAGTGTGGCTTCCTTAGAAATGCCGGTCAGTGTAGCAGAAGAACCAACAGTGGGTACATTATCACGATCAACAAGCATGAACAGTCAACATGGTGATCAGTCCTGGGAAATACAGAGTATGGATAGTTTACGCTCTATGATTGCATCAAGAGATAGTCCCTTAGATTTAAAAGTGGTGCCAAAAATGTCTCAACGTCACTTCATAGCATTATGGAAAACACTTTATGATATGTTTCCAGCACAattagaagaacaagaaacatACCACAGTATAGCATCAATAG GTACTCTTTTGCTACAATTAGGTGATgtgggaaaaaaattaaatattagtcGGGATGAATCTGAAGATAGTTTATTATTAGCTGCTTCTGCTGCACAACACATATCTTCG TCGCCTGATCGTAATGGAAATCCACCTAGTACATCATCTTGTTCAGATCCTGATTGGTCGATAACTATTGAACAATTTCTAGCATCTGCATTAACTGGTCCACCAATAGTTGATTTTTTTAGTAAAAGAGCCGATCTTGCAGAAGCAATGGTAATCCTTAAAAATCGTAGATTTAATCGCGTTCATTCCTTGTCTGATACTCCGGTAATAAACGTATGA
- the LOC122634331 gene encoding cilia- and flagella-associated protein 20 gives MFKNTFQSGFLSILYSIGSKPLQIWDKKVRNGHIKRITDNDIQSLVLEILGSNVSTTYITCPADPRKTLGIKLPFLVMIIKNLKKYFTFEVQVIDDKNVRRRFRASNYQSTTRVKPFICTMPMRLDDGWNQIQFNLADFTRRAYGTNYVETLRVQIHANCRIRRVYFSDRLYSEDELPAEFKLFLPIQNKAKC, from the exons atgtttaaaaacaCATTCCAAAGTGGCTTCTTATCCATTTTGTATAGCATTGGTAGTAAACCATTACAAATATGGGATAAAAAAGTGAGAAATGGTCACATCAAAAGAATTACAGATAATGATATACAAAGTCTTGTATTAGAAATACTGGGCAGTAATGTGAGTACCACTTATATTACTTGTCCAGCAGATCCAAGGAAAACGTTAGGCATAAAATTGCCATTTCTggtaatgattattaaaaacttgaaaaaatattttacttttgaaGTTCAG gTTATAGATGATAAAAATGTACGACGTCGATTTCGTGCAAGTAATTATCAATCAACAACTAGAGTAAAACCATTTATATGCACTATGCCAATGAGATTGGACGATGGATGGAATCAAATACAGTTTAATTTAGCAGACTTCACTCGTAGAGCATATGGAACAAACTATGTAGAAACTTTAAGAGTTCAAATTCACGCAAATTGTCGAATACGTAGGGTATACTTTTCTGATAGATTATATTCTGAAGATGAATTACCAGCAGAATTTAAATTGTTTCTACCAATTcaaaataaagcaaaatgTTAA